The genomic segment CTGCTGGGGAGTGCATAGTTAACAGCCATAACCAGACAAAATCTCTGCTCTACTCTAAAAATTGGGAACACTGACATTACAGCCTCTGCCACTCCTGTAATACAAAGTGATGAACAATACATGAACACCAAAGTGTAACACCACTCTACACTGCTGTGATGGATTATTATAATTAGGAACtccacagacaaagaaagagatcTGCAGTAATGTAGCCCTGTTTCTGTGAAAGGGCAACAGACTTAACTTAAGTGCAGGTAGACAGATGATGGAAATGtagatacacagacacagtttgcaGAGAGTCAATAGCAGGTATATAGGAAGTGTTTACCGCTGGTGTGTCCGTTGGCCTTTAAGGAGTATAAATAGGGGTGAAAACACTGGCATAGCATGGGAAAGTGTGACTGCCGACTGTTGGGTGCTGTAGTGTTAACAGCACCATTAACTCTCAAGGTTGGCTgaccaaaataaacacaattcaTTGGCTGGAAGCTTATCTCCATTATACAACATAATATAGCTGTTTAGGGGAGATgaaggacagtgaggaggaggccaAATTATCAAGTCTTTTTACAAACTGTCTCAGACCGTTCTGAAGTGTCCGATTAGAGACTAAATGCTTCTAAAAAAAACTGccacacacagctttgttttaCCATTGCGAGTAAATGCCAGTTGTGCTTTCAGTGCAATCTTAATGATttatcatcaaaataaaaaaacataatcactATTAATGAGAATCCACTTTGGACCAGTTATTAAAAGCCTCAAGGGTTTTGAcgtttaaaataaaaagcaacatcCCTGGAAGCAAaattcacaacatttttttccccccccagaGGCCCAACAATGATGAGCATACAGGTTAGATTCCCATTTTGACCTGGTTCAGTgttaatttgacaaaaacaataagtgaaagaaaaaaagggctATTGTTTGGCATAGCAAGACTTAGTAAAGTGAGTTTTTTGCTGCAGGGCTTAAGCTCAGCTGACAGACAACAACATGTAAGGTAGGTAATAACAGAGCTCGAGGGAAAAGCACTTTCAGTAAAAATCAAACCCATTCTTCTCTGTCAAGAGCAGTGAACTCCATCTTGAAAGGAAGACAGACAAGTAAAAGAAGAAGTCAAACAATCTATGGGATGCCTGCCACTGTTGATTTAGGAATAGATGTTCAATATTAACTAAGATGAGCATTCACTCATAACAAATTCTGAATGGGTGCGTTTCATTAGACCTCATAACTCCACTGTATAGCTGAACAGTGGAGAGCAATGCCTGTAGGTGTGGCCTGTTGTCACAACAGTCCGTCATTTGTTTACTGTTATGAACAGTTTTATCAATGTAGCCCTCAAGTACACCTTTATCTGTTATTACCTTCTACTCATGcttatcttgttttgtttatgctTATCTAGTCAATGTTCTTTGCCATATCAGGCCACAACAGCCTGGCCAATCCTAAGACGCATAAACACTCCCCACATGGATGTCCCTACAATGTAAACCTTATGTCAATACAGGCTAAATTGAAACCATTTGACAGTTTAGTCATCAGGCAAAAGGATATGATAGTGACTGCAGCAAGGCTTTCCCCAAACCTAACTTGGCATGCTTTGCTTACAGCTTTACACCAACATCGCGCACGTAGGGGTCAATGACTCACTTATCAACACAATGAATAATGCAAGGCTTGAACCTGTGACCTTCCTCTTACGACAAGGTCATTCTAACCGCTAACCCACCCGGCTGTCTTGGCACTGTTAGATGGACTGCTGCGGCTTTTGCTCACACATTCAGGAAAAGGCCATACAAAGAGGAGGATCGCAGTGCAGAGCCGCAGCTGCACTTGGGTTAAAAAAGGCACTACGGCAGGCTTCAACCAAGGCTGcaaccagccccccccccgaCCGGCCAACACTAGCCTACAATTTACTCCATCACATTTCAGCTTGAATAGACCTCACCAAGCCATAACCAGTCATGCTCCATGGTTACACCCCTCCCCCAGACCTTCATCAATTTAGTCTCCTGACACAAATCCAATCTATTATGCATCACATCCTCCCTCGTTCCCCCATTAtgtctctcgctccctcttGGCTGCCCACCTCTTGCTCCCTGAAGACCAAAAATATTCTCATCCCATAGCAGTCAACATGACTAACAGATATTTTAGGATATCCTGAACATATGTACAGGCATTTAGTGGACCATCTGCATTACAGCAGGGGGATCCTTCACTGAAGCGCTCCAATGAAATGTTATTATGCTTAGCAGCTTTTTCTCAGTTCCTTCTATTGTCTACTTGCACATTCCCATTTGTCTTGATAATAAATTAATGTTGAGATCTGTTTCTGGTTCAATGTGCATACAAAAACTCAGTAAAGAGTGAATTACATCAAGATGTGAGGACAAAAGTATATAATGGGTTAGTACCATCACTAAGCTTTGTTCCTGTTGCTCTGCAGTCAGGTGAGCGATCGCACTCCACCCAACTGACTGACACGGCAGCCAAGTATTTCAagtaaagaaaagtaaacaatTCATCAGCCTcaatgtgtccatgtttgtgagATTTTCTCCGTACTACGGAATGTCTGAGAAGACAAATGGCGTTTGGATTTGGATCAATAAAGATGATTGACCAGGAAGTGACTTTTTCCtggggtttgtttttattggctATAGTGTGGGAAGACCTCGGTCTGAAAGCTCATTGGAAATCGGTTGCTAGGCTACCTCTCAATATTAGACTACCAGGATTGACTGCTGGCCCGCCTCCATctcagagggaaaagaaaaaaggatacAGTGCCACTCTGtagtggaaaacacacacacataaaccctTCGTCAAAAGGGAGGAAGTGGGCTTTCGTCAGCTTGGTCACTCTTCAGTCAACAAAGCCTACCTTTTTCTCATGCTGCATTTCTTCTAATGTTGAGCAACAGTATACCCTGACATACCGTTCTATTAGTATAATCCTTAGTATGATAATggaggtgtgagtgtgtacacCTGCTGACTCATACAATTACTCAATCATCTGGCCCCACTCCCTGTTCAGGTGAAGGAAGTGCCTCATCCACCGTGGCTGAACAAAAGAACACAGGAGTAGTGTGTGACGTGTGCCTGGCCGAGCACTTTGGTGGTTAGACAGTTAGCAAAGTGAAGAGGTCGCTGCCCTCTGTCATATGACTGAAGTAAAGTGAACGCAGCCTACACAAGTGTGTCAAAACTCAGGAGAAGAATGTGAATTTTGCTGACCGCTGAATCCAAGCAGAAAAAGATTGGATGAGACAGAAAATCTAAACAGAAGCAGAAGACAACAGGATATGGTGTGTGTTCAAAATGTCaattaatcagaaaaaaaaaaaagaaagtgacacagagcaacaagctGAGAAAGTGAAAGATATGAGAGCCACTCTCTTCTTCAGGCTGTGCGTCTGATCTGACATGAGAGACATTCATGAGGGATGAAGGCAGCCGACTAATGCGAGGCCATGCAGAGAGGCCTTTTGAAGTGATAAACACAATCTAGCTGATTCATGTTCAGCAGGGTCAAAAGGCTGGGTTGTACCCTCTTTCTGTCACATAGACAGTCAATTAGGAATCTGGCACAGCCCTCAGACCATCAGACACGGACAGCGGAGTCAAAAAGGCAGATATTATGATGCTAGGGGCATTATTTACACTCAGCTTTGAAGATTCCACACTAAAAAAGGTGATGTACACAAAAGCAAGCAATTATGCAGAAATATTCATAAAAACTGTGCATGAGATTTCcatcatattttctgtttcctaACCCTAGTGTGCAGCAACATAAGCAGTTGATGTTCCTGACAGCGGGACCATTAAcataatatatactgtaccatgagagacagcagagctctcgcagacagacagagtgacacTCACATGGCAATAAAGGCGATTGTTGTCAGTGATCAAGGTATTCAAACCACAGACTTTACATTGACGCTTGTCATTTGGTTAAGCCAAGAAAAGTATTCAAAGTAGCCTTTGGTCTTACTTTAAATTGCCAACATTCTGGTTGTAAGGAAAAGAACATCCCAAGGATGTCTGCGTGTCCAGTCCCATCATGACAAGGGACTTGTGCACCATAAAAGCAGCCATATCACATTAACCCTGTGACAGCCCATCAGTCCAATTTCTTCCAAGTGTCCATAGTCCCAAATGTATggattgcattaaaaaaaaggtatatATTCTAATGTCAAGCCTTATTCTTAtctttgcatgaaaaatggAAAGTGCATTTTcacgtatacacacatatatattcagACAGACATGTTGTTTTAAGCTCTCTTACTGTGGCATGAGTAGAATGGGGATCcccggaaaaaaaaaatgtcatcacaagTTGGCATTCAGACTTGAAACTTGGCTTTTGAGTGCTGTGTAATGATTTAGCTTTGGTAAGACTTTATTACTAATGTGTCAGCCACAAAACAGGGCAGCACAGCTGACATGACATTGTggttctttctcttctctgtggcatacagtaccccccccccctccatcagAAAGAAACTGACTTCAGACCCTTTATTGCCTCAGTATCTCATGACCTATTCCTGTATTATACAGAGACCTAATGCTTTATTAGTGACTGTGTGAATCTGTGCATTATTAAAACTGATAGACAGCTTAATTACAACTGTGTGAATGCACAACAAAGCACTGCAGAGACAGAACAAGCGCTCAGTCATCTCACCCGTTCAACTCGTCTTTATTGCGAGAGCCAGAGGGAACTCAGTCTAACTGCACTGAGGGACTGTTAACCATTGGACTACAAAAGGCATGGGACAGCATGCACGCAAGTTGGGGCTTCTtgatgttattttctttttcctgtaaGCCTCTCATCTGATCTTGAAGAGGATTCTTTCCTGATTAACCTACAAAGCCATGTGATATAGTGTCTGAGATTGATGTACACCTTCTGTGCCCGTAACAGCTGATTAACATAATGTACAGAAACAGCTGTTATTACAGCTATTACTACCCCGAAGCCTTCAGCAACACTAGTAGGCGAATAGCAACCCCCCAATCAAGGTGTAAAAGTTAGGTAGTGCCAATGTGGATTTGGACTATGATGTCAGTGCTGTTATTCAAGGTCAAATTTAGCTTACTCAGACAATCCGCTAATATTTTGCCAACTAGAGTCATATGCAGGATGCACTGTGCATCACACAGAGATCAAAATAcatcacacataaaaacaggtaTTAATGAAGCAATGCTTTTTAGGAATCTGCATACCATTACAGTTAAAGTATGAATTACTCCGCTCAAATAATTTCCCTAGTGGAAACTAGATGTGTCGTActgcaataaaatgaaaaagaccaTAGAAAGGATCAGTTATTGGTAAAGGATTTTCATATCATGCATCCCTACAGACAGTGAAGACAGAGCCCGGGCCACACAGTGTGTATAAGACAGACGGGGGAAGATAAGTTACGCCAGGCAAATTTTAATCTAAACGATATAAATGAGTTTACATAAAAAGAGTAGCCAACAGTTGCATTCATGTCATGAATTGCTGTTCATCTCCTGCCCTACACACAAATCACAAGGCGTATTTTGATATCATTTGGAGAGTGTGTTCTGTTGCAGATCATATAATATCAAATGAAATTTCAAAGCTAATTTCTGCACCAATCGCAGCTATGTGTGGGATCTTTGGTGTAACAACAAGTGAGTAGGTCATCTggaaaataagaatgaaaaacaacacagcagccatACTCTTTTCTCTGTAGTAGTCTGGTGCTGTgtatagaaagaaaaaagaaagaatgggTTTCATGACAATGAAGCACACTAAAGTGAAACACcagtgacagaaacattaaagcaaatgaatgtattagaacacacacacacacacacgcacgcacgtcTGGCCACCAGAAAAGCAGGTTCTTCTTCACGTCAGTTGCCTATTTCCTGTATGCACATCCTTTATGATCAAGAGTTTCCTGTTTAACTTTCCAGCTTCCTTATTTTAAAAGGCCCTTATTTACAGAAGGCCAATCAGTGTATTCTGTGAAACGGGAGATggtataaaatgtaaaagtgctgACAGAGATCCACAGCAAAAGTCAGCAGCTAGGAAACACTAACTTTGATGCCAGCGGCCCCACCAGTGTTATCCATCAGCACTTTTAAATCTCTGCAGTGCCAACACCTTCATTTACCACAGAAAGAACATACACCCACATCAGCATTGACACAGGAGGGGCACTCCACACTAGAAGCctagtttttcctctttgtggtTGATTTGCACAGCACTGGCTCTTCTCTTCAGCCTTTTCAGTTTTCTTGAGCCAACGTTCCCCATCTCCTCTCTTagtcatttgtttgtcttccagCAGGAAGTATACAAAAACAACCAGGCCTACTGGATGAACTTTTATTTCCCCCCTCATCCACATAAACAAATAGGCACAAATATGATGACATTAttttcactcacacaaacattgtACACTCCTCCACCACATCCTGTTCTCTGTCAGAACaggtgtgtggctgtgtgtataCGGCTGCAACTAACACTTTTCAttatgatgaatgaatgaatgaatgatgaatctGTCAACCATTTCCTTGATTCAATCcattgtctataaaatgtcagaaaatactgaaacatttccatcacaatttcccagaacccaagTGGTCATCTTCAAATTACATGCTCTGTCCTGTCAACAGTCTAAAcaccaaagatatttagtttacaagCATATCAAATACTAGGGAAGTTTAAAGCTGGCCTTTTGtgcttgaaaaagaaaatcgaTTCTCACAATAGTTGCCAATCAATGATCGACAAATTGATTactcaactaattgtttcagctctacatacGTGCAAATATTGAATGTTTATGAGACCCCAATACAGAGGCGACAAATGTTGTCCCTCTCCTGGCAAACCAGTCCCAAAGACATGGAGTACAATGCCTATGGCGttacaaaaggacaaaaggagGATATGATGAGATGGATGGAAGGAAGTGAGGGACGTGGGgttaaacagacagacatctgGGGGAGGGGACTGAAGCTGAGAGGAGAGTCAGTAAGTAGTGATAGACCATATGTGATTCAGTAAGCAACATCTATCCACATACAATGTCCTTTTTGGTGTAGTTTTATTAAGAATTTCATTAAGTTTTGCAAATCGTGAAATAGAAAAAGATTTTTTCAAATGACATGAATTAATGCACTGTAACAGAGCAGGAATTCAACGTCGAATTCCTCTTGATCATCTGCAATGTAAAACCATGTAAAGACACCCACAGTCCAGGGGTTTTTGCTCGCTTCATTATCATTACAAAGCGATAGTACAGATGAATGCAGACATCAACAAGAAGCACTGAATAAGTACGTTTTACGGAGGTGGAAAAATCACAGATAGCCAATCAGTAGAGGTCGAATATCGGCCAATAAATAGTCTATTCATAGCCTGTAGAGCAAAAAGATGCAGCAGAGCACCCACTCACACCTACATATGGCTGGCCAGCATAATCACAGAAAACATGCTCTGTATTATCGCCTACAAGAACATCATGTCACCCCTACTAAACCACTCCTCGCCATCTCCACCCATGATTTTATCAGGTCCAATCTAACATCCCTCCACCCAGCTCCTGTCGACTCTTCTTGTTGTCCCTTCATGCCGCCttacattttttactttacatcaGCTTTACCTTTACTGGTCAAACTTCCCCACAGCTGCAGACATTCACAGCAAGAGAAAACCAAGGAAGAGTGCCATTGTAGGTATTCATTATCTCTCGCTACCAATGCAAAGCTGAGAATGGCATGAACAGAGTTGCTATTAATatagtcttgcatagccagacaTATCTCtacacttcggagaaaggtctgacTCAACgcattatcattctgggataagggaaaaaaacgctctggcttgtttgtatttcttgaaACCAATCACCGCCTTGGACGGCACAAAGCCCAGGATGAAGCGACGGTGCCCTCGCAAAACGGTAACAcacagatagcggaaggggaggagaatgccgactgaaatagtcggccaatggcagacttatcccaacagcctacatcctgtgagtcagactactaTTAATGTGACTGTCCTCACCGTTTACACAGCTGACAGCTTAATTTGTGACTTGCAATATGTAGAAGACAGATTACAGGAACTACTCAGGCTAGAGCTATTGTCATGCACTAAACGGGAAGGTTCCCCTTAAGATCTGGGTTATGAGACCATTTACAGCATGCAAGTTACAACAGCACAGTGCAATTCAGGTTCTGAGTGCCGGGTACAGAGGAACAGCACTTGTGAGGAATCACAAGTTAGAGAGGTTAGAGTCTGTGAGCTAGTCAGTTCCTCTAATATCAATGCATTCATCACTACTAATCAAATCACTGCATCTTTTCTCTACAGCCTGTGCCAACATCTGTGTACAGGTtctcccatcatcatcatctctcctTACCGTGAACGGAGTGCCTGCCAGGCAGCATCTACGTCGGCGTACAGGTTCTTCTCCGAGGGTTTCCCAGAACTGGCCCCGTAACCAGAGTAGTCGTAGGAGAAGACATTGCAGTTGATGCGTGAACCCAGGCCAATGTAGAAGCTGCTCATCTGGCCCAAGTCCACTGCGTTTCCGTGAGAGAATAATAGAGTGTACCGGGCGCTGGGTGAGCAGCGGACAAACATGCAGGCAATGCGGTTCCCTCTTGAGGTGCGTGTCATGAAGCACTCGATGGCGTCCTTCTCACGAGACGAGTACTGCCAGTCGGCGCGCTCGGAGAGGTGCAGCGTCCACCGGCTGCCACTCTCATCACACATGAGGCTGTAGGTGGGCTCTGGGGGCAGGAAGGCCAGCTTCGAGGCGATCTTGCTGGGGCACGGTGGACAGCAGAACAGGCAACATAGCTCGCTGAGGGATAAGTGGTTCATCTTCAAAACACTGTGAAAGGGAGAGCGAGGATGGTTAAAATagaaagcaaatacatttcatcagtggatcaaatgtaaaaattgCCTTTGAGAActaagaatgagagagaaaacgaCACAGCCTCATCAAACAGGAGCATCTGGGCTCCCTAAAGCACTAACTTGCCACTGCATCCCCTGCAGACTGATCACAAGGAAAACACCACAAGAGCAAATTCGTGCCACAGAACTCTTGAATGATGTTCTCTCCAAGAATATAAATACTTGTCTTTGTTGAGTGGAAGAGCAGGGGGTTTCCAGGACTAGGGGCTAAAGCCAGGCTGCTGtcccttttattttttatacacCATCAATCCCCCTCTCCAGAGTGCATGGCTCTCTTCAGCCaggattataaaaaaaaaaaaaagagatataaCCCTGACCCTGATTGGATCCACAACAACAAGTCAGACAGTATTGACTTAAAAGGCTTTCTTGTTTCACCCTGCACCTGGACCCCAACCTAAGGCTACCTTTTAGATGTCCCAGGTGCTTGCAGTGGCCAGCACAagagatggggtgggggggttgtaaTTTGACTCTACATAACTACACGTGCCCTTTTAAATAGGCCAAAGCAGATCGCTGTCAGGATATGGCAATGTGTTGTGGATTGTATTTCCAATTAAGGTCCTAGGAGGTAAGAAATGACAATTCCATCCCTGACTCTATGCAAACATGATCAATGGCAATTCTCATTAATTGTCAATGTTCTAGTCTGAGATATCCAGAGCCTTGGAAATATTCTTGTGCATCATGCTCCCTGATTTTTCAACAACCTTGTAATGGATTTGTTTGGAAAGGCCTTTATCTTCATGACAGCGTTACAAGAAATTGGCCAACCAGCTGTTGGATCTTCCAGATACACGtgtagctaaaaaaaaaaaaaattcacttgTCGCATCTTGATAACACACAGGTGACTCCAATTCAGCTTAATTACCTGTGTGCCACTTCAAGAAATAATTGCCTGAGGTGATTTGAGCTGAATACTTTTTATAGCCACGTGCAATCCAGGAATGCCACTTCTGCACGATGCAGTGACATCCAAAAAGGAGCACgcagcagcaaaacacataGTGGAGGCGATTTGCTTCTCATATTCCCCCAAAAATAGTCCATAATCTCCAGCCATGGAGACAGAATGGAGCCCCGCAGCGATTTACTGTAAAatggtggtggaggcagcaATGTGTTCGGCGAGATTACAGTGATTCTAGGCTGGTTTGTGGAGGTTTAAGATCCAGTGGCTGGACACACTTTACTGCCAAGTGTGATGGGCCAATTAGCCAGCAACACTATCCATGCAAAATGTGCGTGTGCTCCTTATTAAAACAGAGGGGGAAATGATCACAACATTACCTGGACGGCGGCTGGgcgcttgttttgtttttctttctattttgaGGTGACAGTATTCGCCCAAGTCAGGTGTTATCTTCGCACCAAGCAAACTAATTTGTCTTCTTCTCGACGCCAGGAGATTGACAGCGTTATCCTCGGCAAGATTATCCTCCGTTACGTGCCCTGTTAGTTAGCGATGTCACTTGGAGTGTGTATATCCTCTCGGCACTTCAGCTGGGAGTTACTATTGGCTAGCCGCGTCGTCCTCCGGGTCCAGACAGCCTCCGAAACTGtcgtttctttcttttgttttctcaacatATGGTCCTGAATGATAACGAGATCGATTCATTCAAAACGTTCAAGTGTATAGAGCTCAGCAGCGACATGGGTAAATTAGATTAAGGTCTAAAATGTACTAAATTCTTGTCACACGTC from the Enoplosus armatus isolate fEnoArm2 chromosome 4, fEnoArm2.hap1, whole genome shotgun sequence genome contains:
- the abhd17b gene encoding alpha/beta hydrolase domain-containing protein 17B, whose translation is MNHLSLSELCCLFCCPPCPSKIASKLAFLPPEPTYSLMCDESGSRWTLHLSERADWQYSSREKDAIECFMTRTSRGNRIACMFVRCSPSARYTLLFSHGNAVDLGQMSSFYIGLGSRINCNVFSYDYSGYGASSGKPSEKNLYADVDAAWQALRSRYGIRPENVIVYGQSIGTVPSVDLASRYESAAVVLHSPLTSGMRVAFPDTKKTYCFDAFPNIDKISKVTSPVLVIHGTEDEVIDFSHGLALYERCQRPVEPLWVEGAGHNDVELYGQYLERLKQFVAHELVNL